In the Chitinophagales bacterium genome, one interval contains:
- a CDS encoding TlpA family protein disulfide reductase, translated as MRLKLNGTLLLSVLFSLTVNAQSNVSVHCRLNGSVADTVSIKTSVSYLDEFERVYKSSVVSNECGFTLSISGPTPLNLKAGKQSVVLFVEPGDDLEVSVEGDSLTGAIAFSGKGAERNTFLLSFLKVFEADFNKEKVNAAILSTDIDAFEMKLFEERRKQLAFYNEGMQKAVYSEPFRKYLSYCIKYNYYARLLSYPVIQANQSQQVLTVKALPAVMLQGVNDQLVNDEAMIAEPYRDFLYYFIVYFTSEANGFNKFKDTNLSLEKKAQTAQQHFKGLSLTWSIANLLNNDVAKISQYTAKHVYNVLSLQDEKGDYAALLKKKVEERLAMKEVPEATPNGTATRATGASEMNYPKLMDINGKYFTPNDLKGKVVYVDFWASWCGPCMGEMPYSKKLHAMFDEKQLKQVEFLYISIDASEDAWKSAATRLGLEGKLAISPGNWSSPIAKYFGIMSIPRYMLINKNGEIVDFNAKRPSSGQMIYNDIIQLLD; from the coding sequence ATGCGACTAAAATTAAACGGTACACTGCTGCTTTCTGTCCTTTTTTCATTGACGGTCAATGCTCAAAGTAATGTGTCAGTGCATTGCCGGCTTAATGGATCAGTTGCTGATACGGTCAGTATTAAAACCTCCGTGAGTTATCTCGATGAGTTTGAACGTGTTTACAAGAGCTCAGTAGTCAGTAACGAGTGCGGGTTCACATTATCTATTTCCGGCCCCACACCTTTGAACTTAAAAGCCGGTAAGCAATCCGTCGTGCTGTTTGTTGAACCGGGCGATGACCTTGAGGTAAGCGTTGAGGGAGATTCACTCACCGGTGCAATTGCTTTCTCCGGCAAGGGAGCTGAGCGGAATACGTTTCTTCTTTCATTCCTGAAGGTGTTTGAGGCGGATTTCAATAAAGAAAAAGTCAATGCGGCGATTTTGAGCACTGACATTGATGCTTTTGAAATGAAATTGTTTGAAGAACGCAGGAAGCAGCTTGCATTCTATAATGAAGGAATGCAGAAAGCTGTTTACAGTGAGCCGTTCAGGAAGTATCTGTCCTATTGCATCAAATATAATTATTACGCAAGGTTGCTGTCTTATCCTGTCATTCAGGCCAACCAATCTCAACAGGTGCTGACGGTAAAAGCATTACCGGCAGTGATGCTGCAGGGCGTGAACGATCAGCTCGTAAATGATGAAGCCATGATTGCCGAACCTTACCGTGACTTTCTCTATTATTTCATCGTCTATTTCACTTCAGAAGCAAATGGGTTCAATAAATTTAAAGACACAAATCTGTCTCTAGAGAAAAAAGCGCAGACGGCTCAGCAACATTTCAAAGGACTGTCTTTAACCTGGAGCATTGCCAATTTATTAAATAATGATGTTGCGAAAATCAGTCAATACACAGCGAAGCATGTCTATAATGTTTTGAGTCTGCAAGATGAGAAAGGTGATTATGCCGCTTTGTTAAAAAAGAAAGTGGAGGAAAGGCTTGCAATGAAAGAGGTGCCTGAGGCAACTCCAAACGGCACTGCCACCAGGGCCACGGGTGCTTCTGAAATGAATTACCCGAAGCTGATGGATATCAATGGAAAATACTTCACGCCAAATGACCTGAAAGGAAAGGTGGTGTACGTTGATTTCTGGGCAAGCTGGTGTGGCCCATGTATGGGAGAGATGCCTTACTCCAAGAAGTTGCATGCAATGTTTGATGAAAAGCAGCTTAAACAGGTAGAGTTTCTGTATATCTCCATTGATGCTTCTGAAGATGCGTGGAAAAGTGCGGCCACAAGACTGGGGCTTGAAGGAAAGCTCGCGATATCGCCGGGAAACTGGTCGTCGCCCATTGCCAAATATTTCGGCATCATGAGCATACCGCGATACATGCTGATCAATAAGAATGGAGAGATCGTTGATTTCAATGCCAAGCGCCCGAGTTCGGGTCAAATGATTTACAATGATATCATTCAATTGCTCGACTAA
- a CDS encoding LLM class flavin-dependent oxidoreductase, translating into MELGLYTFAETTPDPETGKLISQQQRMKNLLEEIELADRLGLEIFGIGEHHRSDYAVSAPAIVLAAAAARTKNIRLTSAVTVLSSDDPVRVFQDFATLDLLSNGRTEIMAGRGSFIESFPLFGYDLDDYDALFEEKLDLLLQLRSKEVITWNGKFRPSIDHLKVYPQPVQKPLPVWIAVGGTTQSVIRAARLGLPMALAIIGGLPERFAPLVDLYRETAATAGHDPSKTLVSINSHGYIAGDSKLAGDEFYPAYADVMTRIGRERGWPPTNRAQFEAGRSPEGALLVGSPQEVIDKIMYEYELFHHDRFLLQLSVGTLPHEKLLHAIELFATEVAPVIRRETSTVLQDRK; encoded by the coding sequence ATGGAACTTGGCCTCTATACATTCGCGGAAACAACTCCTGATCCTGAAACAGGAAAACTGATCAGTCAGCAGCAGCGTATGAAAAACCTGCTCGAAGAAATTGAGCTGGCAGACCGCCTTGGGCTGGAAATATTCGGAATTGGTGAACATCACCGGTCAGACTATGCCGTTTCTGCTCCGGCCATAGTGCTGGCCGCCGCTGCTGCACGCACTAAAAATATCCGCCTGACCAGTGCCGTAACAGTGCTGAGTTCTGATGATCCGGTCCGCGTATTCCAGGATTTCGCCACACTCGATCTGCTTTCAAACGGCCGCACAGAAATCATGGCCGGCCGCGGATCATTCATTGAATCCTTTCCGCTCTTCGGCTATGACCTGGATGATTACGATGCATTGTTCGAAGAGAAACTTGATCTGCTGCTGCAGCTTCGCTCTAAAGAAGTGATCACCTGGAATGGCAAGTTCCGACCGTCAATAGATCACCTGAAAGTTTACCCGCAACCCGTTCAAAAACCATTGCCCGTATGGATTGCAGTGGGCGGCACCACGCAATCGGTTATTAGGGCCGCCAGACTTGGATTGCCGATGGCATTAGCCATCATTGGCGGACTTCCTGAAAGGTTCGCTCCGCTTGTGGACTTGTACCGTGAAACTGCCGCCACTGCAGGTCATGATCCTTCAAAGACGCTTGTCAGCATTAATTCACACGGCTACATTGCCGGTGATTCAAAACTTGCCGGCGATGAATTCTACCCTGCTTATGCTGATGTGATGACCAGAATTGGCCGCGAGCGCGGATGGCCGCCAACCAATCGCGCACAGTTTGAAGCGGGCCGTTCTCCTGAAGGCGCATTGTTAGTGGGCAGTCCGCAGGAAGTGATTGACAAGATCATGTATGAGTATGAGTTGTTTCATCATGACCGTTTCCTGCTGCAACTCAGCGTAGGCACACTGCCGCATGAAAAACTTTTGCATGCCATCGAACTCTTCGCGACTGAAGTAGCACCGGTGATCAGGCGTGAAACAAGTACTGTTTTACAGGACAGGAAATAA
- a CDS encoding helix-hairpin-helix domain-containing protein, whose amino-acid sequence MRQLIPLYAKGRFISVVHPLKCHFNIFSSLPVSLLCCLMLIQPEVSFSQVTDTTGDYGRKEDYIEQLVEKDDNSGGDYEGLVDLDRNLRQRPINLNTATEEDLKQLHELALLTDIQIHSIINYRDKLGNFISIYELQAVPYLDMVTVKSLLPYVRINSDISHAMVNTKDLLLGGDYVLLIRAQQVLEEQKGFTPVDSGSTASRYLGSPLNLYARYRYQYGTKFSYGITGQKDAGEEFFQGTQKQGFDFYSFHIYYRGNSFIKAVAAGDYELRFGQGLLTASGFGVSKSSLVMNVKYGGRTLKPYTSTNEFNFFRGGAVVVGNKLISLTAFASSKRIDGNIGTIDTVDEDVFVTSIGGDGLHRTPSEVADKNTVHQTVTGFNADFNIQSLQLGASAIYSKYSVPLAPAVEPYNEFKFRGSQLTTGGIHYDWAYRNFLLFGEAAMDEDGGKALLSGMLISVDQNIDLSLIYRNYGKDFHSLYANAFGESGTNDNESGLYTGILLRPGRSWQIAGYVDLFRKPWLDYNIDAPSNGIEMLTQVTYKPNKVLEIYARWKDESKQQNASINAEPLDYIVGTRKQNLRLNLSYKASSSFTIHSRAEWVFYHEEQRPKQYGFLAYQDLIYHQLGSPLQLTARVCLFDADDYDARIYAYENDVLYAYSVPSFSNRGMRFYVVARYSISRGIDVWLRFAQTYYSNLDVIGSGLDEINGNTKTELKAEVRFKF is encoded by the coding sequence ATGCGCCAACTTATTCCATTATATGCGAAGGGCAGATTCATTTCCGTGGTGCATCCGTTAAAATGTCATTTTAATATTTTCAGTAGCCTGCCGGTCAGCCTGCTTTGTTGCCTGATGTTGATACAGCCGGAAGTATCGTTCAGCCAGGTAACCGATACTACCGGCGACTATGGCCGTAAGGAAGACTACATTGAACAGTTGGTAGAGAAAGATGATAACTCCGGTGGCGACTATGAAGGCCTTGTTGACCTGGACAGAAATCTGCGGCAACGGCCCATCAATCTGAATACCGCTACAGAAGAAGATCTGAAGCAGCTGCATGAACTGGCATTGCTGACCGACATACAGATTCATTCCATTATCAACTACCGTGACAAGCTGGGAAACTTCATCAGCATCTATGAACTGCAGGCTGTTCCTTATCTCGACATGGTGACGGTGAAAAGCCTCCTTCCCTATGTGAGGATCAATTCAGATATCAGTCATGCAATGGTGAATACAAAAGATCTGCTCCTCGGCGGTGATTATGTGTTATTGATAAGAGCACAACAGGTTTTGGAAGAACAGAAGGGATTCACACCGGTTGATTCCGGCAGCACCGCTTCCCGTTACCTCGGCAGTCCGCTCAATCTCTATGCACGCTACCGGTATCAGTATGGTACGAAATTCAGCTATGGCATCACCGGACAAAAAGATGCCGGTGAAGAGTTCTTCCAGGGTACGCAAAAACAAGGATTTGATTTTTATTCCTTTCATATCTATTACCGTGGCAACAGCTTCATCAAAGCGGTTGCCGCCGGAGATTACGAATTGAGATTCGGGCAAGGCTTGCTGACTGCATCCGGCTTTGGTGTTAGCAAAAGCTCACTCGTGATGAATGTTAAATACGGCGGGCGGACCCTGAAGCCATATACATCCACCAATGAATTTAATTTCTTCAGAGGTGGCGCAGTGGTGGTTGGCAACAAGCTGATTTCACTCACGGCTTTCGCTTCCTCAAAAAGAATAGACGGTAACATTGGCACCATAGATACCGTGGACGAAGATGTTTTTGTGACATCCATCGGCGGCGACGGGCTGCATCGTACACCCTCCGAAGTGGCTGATAAAAATACCGTCCATCAAACCGTGACCGGCTTCAATGCTGATTTTAATATTCAATCGCTGCAACTGGGTGCATCTGCCATCTATTCTAAATACAGCGTGCCATTAGCACCAGCGGTGGAACCGTACAATGAATTTAAGTTCAGGGGCAGCCAGCTTACAACGGGCGGCATTCACTACGACTGGGCATACCGGAATTTCCTGCTGTTCGGCGAAGCAGCAATGGATGAAGACGGAGGAAAGGCACTGCTTTCCGGCATGCTCATCAGCGTTGATCAGAACATAGATCTGTCGCTCATCTACCGCAACTATGGCAAAGACTTTCACTCTTTGTATGCGAATGCCTTCGGCGAATCCGGCACCAACGATAATGAAAGCGGTTTATACACCGGCATCCTGTTAAGGCCGGGCCGCTCCTGGCAAATTGCAGGTTATGTCGACCTGTTCCGGAAACCATGGCTCGATTACAATATTGATGCGCCTTCCAATGGCATTGAGATGCTGACACAGGTAACGTACAAACCAAATAAAGTACTCGAAATATATGCCCGATGGAAAGATGAATCCAAACAACAGAATGCTTCCATAAATGCCGAACCGCTGGATTACATTGTGGGTACCCGCAAGCAAAACCTTCGTTTGAACTTAAGTTACAAAGCGTCTTCTTCCTTTACGATACACAGCCGGGCTGAATGGGTTTTTTATCATGAAGAACAGCGGCCCAAACAATATGGTTTTCTCGCTTACCAGGACCTCATCTATCATCAGCTGGGTTCACCGCTGCAACTCACAGCAAGGGTTTGCCTGTTTGATGCGGATGACTACGATGCCAGGATCTACGCCTATGAAAATGATGTGCTCTATGCTTATTCTGTTCCTTCCTTCTCCAACAGAGGAATGCGGTTCTATGTTGTGGCAAGATATTCAATAAGCCGGGGCATCGATGTATGGCTTCGCTTTGCACAAACCTACTACAGCAACCTCGATGTAATAGGCAGCGGACTTGATGAGATCAATGGCAATACAAAAACAGAACTAAAGGCAGAAGTAAGGTTTAAGTTCTGA
- a CDS encoding deoxynucleoside kinase, which yields MAKKDLKFLNVKHVAIAGNIGAGKTTLTTLLAKQFNWEPHYEDVENNPYLYDFYENMPRWSFNLQIYFLNSRFGQIIRIQQGDKTVIQDRTIYEDAQIFAPNLHAMGLMTKRDFENYTALYKTIGSLIKPPDLLIYLRGSISALVGQIQKRGREYEDNLRLDYLRRLNEYYENWINNYKEGKLLIIDIDKCNFAENPEDLGDVVNKVRAQLHGLF from the coding sequence ATGGCAAAGAAGGACCTGAAATTTTTAAATGTAAAACATGTGGCTATCGCCGGAAATATCGGTGCGGGAAAGACGACACTTACCACGTTACTGGCCAAACAATTCAACTGGGAACCTCACTACGAGGATGTGGAGAACAATCCTTACCTGTATGACTTTTACGAGAATATGCCACGCTGGTCATTTAATCTGCAGATCTACTTCCTGAACAGCCGCTTTGGTCAGATCATACGGATTCAGCAGGGTGATAAAACAGTTATTCAGGACCGCACCATTTATGAAGATGCGCAGATCTTTGCTCCCAACCTGCACGCCATGGGTCTCATGACCAAACGTGATTTTGAAAATTATACAGCCCTTTACAAAACCATCGGTTCGCTGATAAAGCCACCAGATCTGTTGATTTACCTGCGCGGATCAATATCAGCACTTGTCGGGCAGATTCAAAAACGGGGACGTGAATACGAAGATAACCTCCGGTTAGATTACCTGCGCCGGCTGAATGAATACTACGAGAACTGGATCAACAATTATAAAGAAGGCAAACTGCTTATTATTGATATCGACAAATGCAACTTTGCCGAAAATCCTGAAGACCTGGGCGATGTGGTGAATAAAGTCAGGGCACAGTTGCATGGATTGTTTTAA
- a CDS encoding alpha/beta hydrolase codes for MLLLPSMDSSAASNHKYVFYLHGMIVENMGAEAVSPYFGAYAYQAILDTFRKAGFTVMSEVRPPDTDVKLYADKIAGQINDLLKNGIAGKDITVIGASKGALIAMHVSSILKNGQLNFVFLAACNDGNYEAYPDLQFYGNILSVYERSDDIGSSCYRFKEKSVKTMAHYKEIEINTGLQHGFLFRPLPQWTVPAIEWANGRYN; via the coding sequence ATGCTCCTGTTACCGTCTATGGATTCAAGTGCAGCTTCAAATCATAAATATGTTTTTTACCTGCATGGAATGATTGTGGAGAATATGGGTGCAGAAGCTGTAAGCCCATATTTCGGTGCTTATGCGTATCAAGCGATCCTCGATACTTTCCGTAAAGCCGGATTTACAGTAATGAGCGAAGTGCGGCCGCCGGATACGGATGTAAAGCTGTATGCGGATAAAATAGCCGGGCAGATCAATGATTTATTAAAAAATGGTATTGCAGGAAAGGACATCACGGTGATCGGCGCATCCAAAGGGGCTTTAATTGCCATGCATGTTTCCTCCATCCTGAAAAACGGGCAGTTAAATTTTGTTTTCCTTGCCGCATGCAACGATGGAAATTATGAGGCATATCCTGATCTGCAATTTTATGGTAACATCTTATCTGTTTATGAGCGGAGCGATGATATTGGCTCGTCCTGTTACCGGTTTAAAGAGAAAAGTGTGAAGACCATGGCTCACTACAAAGAAATTGAAATCAATACCGGCCTTCAGCATGGCTTCCTGTTTCGTCCGCTTCCGCAATGGACAGTGCCTGCCATTGAATGGGCGAACGGGCGGTACAATTAG
- a CDS encoding methyltransferase domain-containing protein: MELELAIKLIHHSSIQRPAISAWADLGCGNGLFTNALASLLARGSTIYAIDKNENSLNAILLPPAVTVEKIKADFIAETLNVPPLDGILLANALHFVKDKTSFIRKIRTYIKPKAKILIVEYDITVSNPYVPFPISWQSLKDLFYQQGCEAIHKIQETPSIYHHANIYAAIISL, from the coding sequence ATGGAACTTGAACTCGCCATAAAACTTATTCATCACAGCAGCATTCAAAGACCGGCTATTTCAGCCTGGGCCGACCTTGGCTGTGGAAACGGATTATTCACTAACGCGCTGGCATCTTTACTTGCCAGAGGAAGTACGATTTACGCCATTGATAAAAACGAAAATTCATTGAACGCAATTCTTCTTCCACCTGCTGTAACCGTAGAAAAAATAAAGGCCGACTTTATTGCCGAAACGCTGAACGTTCCGCCATTGGACGGAATACTTTTGGCGAATGCCCTGCATTTTGTAAAAGACAAGACATCATTTATTCGAAAGATTCGCACTTATATAAAACCGAAGGCCAAAATCCTGATTGTAGAATATGACATAACCGTTTCTAATCCTTATGTGCCCTTTCCCATAAGCTGGCAATCATTGAAGGATCTTTTTTATCAACAGGGTTGCGAGGCCATTCATAAAATACAAGAGACACCTTCCATCTACCATCACGCAAATATTTACGCTGCAATCATATCACTTTAG
- the trpS gene encoding tryptophan--tRNA ligase, giving the protein MPKIIFFTLPAMETVVSGIRPTGNLHLGNYFGAMRNFLKMQEEQHCFFFVADYHSLTTHPHPADLHTTVKQVVAEYLACGLDPDKCILYLQSDLPETVELYLFLNMLSYVGELERSTSFKEKIRKHPDNVNAGLLTYPVLMASDIIIHKATKVPVGKDQEQHLEMTRTFAARFNRLYEADYFPEPVAFNFSDKLVKVPGLDGAGKMGKSEGEGNAIFLVDEPAAIRKKVMKAVTDSGPTQPNQEKPEMIQNLFTLMALVSAPTTLQHFEDAYNNCSIRYGDLKKQLAEDMIAFTTPIRERVQEIYHDSALLSRVLSQGAEKARASAGKTIKEVREIIGFRKF; this is encoded by the coding sequence ATGCCAAAAATAATTTTTTTTACTTTGCCCGCTATGGAAACAGTGGTCAGCGGCATCAGGCCTACCGGCAATCTTCACCTCGGAAATTATTTCGGAGCCATGCGTAATTTCCTGAAGATGCAGGAGGAGCAGCATTGTTTCTTTTTCGTGGCGGATTATCATTCCCTTACCACGCATCCCCACCCGGCCGACCTGCACACCACTGTGAAACAGGTGGTTGCCGAATACCTTGCCTGCGGCCTCGATCCCGACAAATGTATATTGTACCTGCAAAGCGACCTGCCTGAAACGGTGGAGCTTTATCTTTTCCTCAATATGCTTTCTTATGTCGGCGAACTGGAACGCAGCACTTCTTTCAAAGAAAAAATCCGCAAGCATCCCGATAATGTGAATGCCGGCCTGCTCACCTATCCGGTGCTGATGGCTTCTGATATAATAATTCACAAAGCCACCAAGGTGCCGGTTGGCAAAGACCAGGAACAGCATCTCGAGATGACACGCACCTTCGCGGCGCGCTTTAACAGGCTGTATGAAGCAGACTATTTCCCGGAGCCGGTGGCATTTAATTTTTCTGATAAACTGGTGAAGGTTCCCGGGCTCGACGGTGCAGGTAAGATGGGAAAATCCGAAGGAGAAGGCAATGCCATTTTTTTGGTGGATGAACCTGCCGCAATACGGAAAAAAGTGATGAAAGCCGTTACGGATAGCGGGCCAACACAACCTAACCAGGAGAAACCTGAAATGATTCAGAACCTGTTTACACTGATGGCACTGGTATCGGCCCCAACCACTCTACAGCATTTCGAAGATGCTTACAATAACTGCAGTATCCGGTACGGCGATCTCAAGAAGCAATTAGCGGAAGATATGATCGCTTTCACCACACCCATAAGAGAAAGAGTGCAGGAGATTTACCATGATTCCGCATTGCTTAGCAGAGTACTGTCACAAGGAGCGGAAAAGGCAAGGGCAAGTGCCGGCAAAACAATAAAGGAAGTGCGTGAAATAATCGGATTCAGAAAGTTTTAG
- a CDS encoding SET domain-containing protein-lysine N-methyltransferase → MPGKLLRMFNVYYELRVAKSGIQGKGAFAITDIPARKKIGDLGGVIISIREARKRVREKKEIAMVELTDKTALDASVASNSLRYINHSCSPNCYIRVTATRVEFYTLRFVKKGEELSADYGVTHHEGKLPCRCGAANCKGFI, encoded by the coding sequence TTGCCGGGAAAATTACTGCGGATGTTCAATGTGTATTATGAGTTGAGAGTTGCGAAGAGCGGAATACAGGGAAAAGGAGCATTCGCCATCACCGATATTCCGGCAAGAAAAAAAATCGGCGACCTGGGAGGTGTCATCATTTCAATACGGGAAGCAAGAAAAAGGGTACGGGAGAAGAAGGAAATAGCCATGGTGGAACTCACGGATAAAACAGCGCTCGATGCATCTGTGGCAAGTAATTCATTGCGTTACATCAATCATTCCTGTTCTCCCAATTGTTACATCAGGGTAACGGCAACGAGAGTTGAGTTTTATACACTACGATTCGTCAAAAAGGGGGAAGAGCTATCCGCCGATTATGGCGTTACGCACCATGAAGGAAAATTGCCTTGCAGATGCGGTGCCGCCAATTGCAAAGGTTTTATCTGA
- a CDS encoding Hsp20/alpha crystallin family protein codes for MNYNQSWAAKGHDHGGRNKHLLIRSMQRAAVSIYKTENSHELLVFAPGRIKEHFHLHVNGNELTISYTPPEGFPRPEWILREYSRGGFSRTFTLESNDDAKNITAKYEDGVLHVSVPMLKSATAAKQEIKVS; via the coding sequence ATGAACTACAATCAGTCATGGGCCGCAAAAGGCCACGATCACGGAGGCAGGAACAAACACCTGCTTATCCGATCCATGCAGCGAGCCGCTGTAAGCATTTACAAAACCGAAAACAGCCATGAGCTGCTGGTTTTCGCACCGGGAAGAATCAAAGAACATTTCCATCTGCATGTAAATGGAAATGAACTTACGATCTCCTACACACCGCCGGAAGGATTTCCACGACCGGAATGGATCCTGCGTGAATACAGCCGCGGCGGATTCTCCCGCACTTTTACATTGGAATCAAATGACGATGCAAAAAACATTACCGCCAAATATGAAGACGGTGTGCTGCACGTCAGCGTGCCAATGCTGAAAAGTGCTACAGCAGCGAAACAGGAAATAAAGGTGAGCTGA
- a CDS encoding glycoside hydrolase family 13 protein, whose protein sequence is MQKLFHDKCTLIRFTIALLLASFPLFAQTQTTSFDRPPEWSKKMIWYQIFVERFNNGDLANDPQPANINTPPIGVNAPPHWAITPWTHNWYDEDDWAKELSGSFNEKVQYRRYGGDLQGVLDKLDYLQDLGITAIFLNPVNDAPSLHKYDARNYHHIDVNFGPDPAGDVKIMAAEDPVDPSTWQWTSADKLFLKLIKEVHKRKMKIIMDYSWNHVGTLFWAWQDVLQKQEKSAYKDWFEINAFDDPSTAQNEFSYKGWAGVPSLVEWKKVNITTPKQTGHPYDGDISEGPKKHIFDVTKRWLAPDGDVTQGIDGFRLDVADQVGMVFWRDFRKYVRSINPDAYLVGEIWWEEWPDRLMNPAPYTSGDVFDAVMQYQVYRPARYFFAKNDYGINAEQFSDSLNFHWNRLMPDFRYAMMNVSSSHDAPRLLTDFYNPNKYKYKAGPADDPQYKTGRPDADTYERVRLYLVHLFTTIGAPQIYNGEEMGMWSADDPSRKPLMWKEFSFEPETRNNYQSGEKAYDSLVFNQAQFDWYKKLIAIRKSNPVLSTGAIEFLWAKGKQLAYRRFDEKSEVIVLFNLETEEHSLNLSRDATYIDLLTGKKVKAGSMVLQPMKAAILKRVN, encoded by the coding sequence TGGAGTAAAAAGATGATCTGGTACCAGATTTTTGTGGAAAGATTTAACAATGGCGACCTGGCTAATGATCCTCAGCCGGCCAATATCAATACACCGCCAATAGGTGTAAATGCACCACCACATTGGGCAATTACTCCATGGACACACAACTGGTATGATGAGGATGACTGGGCAAAGGAACTCAGTGGATCCTTTAATGAAAAGGTGCAATACAGGCGCTATGGCGGCGACCTGCAGGGCGTGCTGGACAAATTGGATTACCTGCAGGATCTCGGCATCACGGCCATTTTTCTGAATCCCGTCAATGATGCGCCAAGCCTTCATAAATATGATGCGAGGAATTATCATCACATTGATGTCAATTTTGGGCCTGATCCCGCAGGTGATGTAAAAATCATGGCTGCGGAAGATCCGGTTGATCCGTCAACCTGGCAATGGACTTCAGCGGACAAGCTCTTTTTAAAGCTGATCAAAGAAGTACACAAAAGAAAAATGAAAATCATCATGGATTATTCCTGGAATCATGTCGGGACCCTTTTTTGGGCATGGCAGGATGTGTTGCAAAAGCAGGAAAAATCGGCATATAAAGACTGGTTTGAAATTAATGCGTTTGATGATCCTTCCACGGCGCAAAACGAATTTTCGTATAAGGGATGGGCCGGAGTGCCCTCACTGGTTGAATGGAAAAAGGTGAATATCACCACTCCCAAACAAACCGGTCATCCTTACGATGGTGATATCAGCGAAGGCCCGAAGAAACATATTTTCGACGTCACCAAAAGATGGCTGGCGCCTGATGGCGACGTGACGCAAGGCATTGATGGATTCAGGCTTGATGTGGCGGACCAGGTAGGCATGGTGTTCTGGCGCGATTTCAGGAAATATGTTCGTTCCATCAATCCTGATGCATACCTGGTAGGAGAGATCTGGTGGGAGGAATGGCCCGATCGGCTGATGAATCCTGCGCCGTATACCAGCGGTGATGTGTTTGATGCCGTGATGCAGTACCAGGTTTACCGCCCTGCGCGTTATTTTTTCGCGAAGAATGATTACGGCATCAATGCTGAACAATTCAGTGACAGTCTCAACTTTCACTGGAACCGGTTGATGCCTGATTTCAGGTATGCGATGATGAATGTTTCCTCTTCGCATGATGCGCCGAGGTTACTCACCGATTTTTATAATCCGAATAAATATAAATACAAGGCGGGTCCGGCTGATGATCCGCAGTATAAGACCGGAAGGCCTGATGCAGATACTTATGAGAGAGTGCGATTGTATCTCGTTCATTTGTTTACCACGATTGGAGCGCCACAGATTTATAATGGAGAAGAAATGGGCATGTGGTCAGCGGATGATCCATCGAGGAAGCCGTTGATGTGGAAAGAGTTTTCATTTGAACCCGAAACCAGGAACAACTATCAGTCCGGAGAAAAAGCATACGACTCCCTTGTCTTCAATCAAGCGCAATTTGACTGGTACAAAAAACTGATTGCCATCAGAAAAAGTAATCCGGTACTGTCAACCGGTGCTATAGAATTTCTTTGGGCAAAAGGCAAACAACTTGCTTACAGAAGGTTCGATGAAAAATCGGAAGTCATCGTATTGTTTAATCTTGAAACGGAGGAACATTCATTAAACCTGTCGAGAGATGCGACCTATATTGATTTGCTGACCGGTAAAAAGGTGAAAGCTGGAAGCATGGTTTTGCAGCCAATGAAAGCCGCCATATTGAAAAGGGTGAATTGA